The genomic segment ggcttcaataactcctctctGGTTTGGATGTATAggtgtataggagaggcagcaatgtgtgttagcatgtccacagggctcaaggctccttaacgtggcttctcattcaaatgctgcagcactgtccataggcgaactgaccaaccccatagactattggtgtctgacttcaagtcagatttcaacaaaccgttgtacctctcAATCATGCCTGTCCCGGTAGGATTATGTGGTACATAAAATTTCCAATTTATTTCTAACTGCTGCAACCATTCttataatgcatgtccagtaatgTGGGTGCCTTGATTGTTCTCAATCACCTGCGGTCAGCAACAGGCTGCAGTGAGATGctttaggcccctcttggtggtttgctgatctgcacagtgtgcaggaaaagcaaccaatagtccagtagctgtgtccacacaagtcatggcataccagtaTCTTTCTGataggggcagaggcagaggcccaatatagtctatttgccacctgacaaggggtatcagcccccttactattgtcccatgttgctgtgggactctgtgcaagtcccttttagagcacacaagacaatccttccaggctctgctgtcttcttcaaaggaaaatggcaaaccccaccaatgggctacagcccacgtTGTCTTTTGCCCAGTGTACAACAAACGCTGGTGTAGCCattgatatacagtaacagtcttagtctgaccagaggcccataggtcttgccacaactcttgcccccaaaggggccagtgaccaaccattcagttggcatggtaccatgtcagtagccacagggtcaagctccaatagacagcccagctgtcagtgcagacaactataggggagggctcctgggtgatcatgagctaTACtacccacaactcagcccatggactgctcttcccctccccatcctccatccatattgtctcagtcttaagatgggaagccacagccctccactttgggtaCTTCCCACAattggagccatctgtgtactaagcatcttcaggtataagggcttttccctcctgataaggactcttagTTTCCAatgactcaaaagcaagttcttcctgctttccactggtataggtcactggccccaataagcattggagttctccacttaaggggctagtagaaagGTGCtgcgctgctgtaaatatgtgccccatttgacCAGtataggtgtctgtgccatgccactccacggCTTTTGGgcccagtcttgcacccaccccatgaCAGGATAAGtgattattaccttggtcagagctgtttcagtgatgggctccatagccagcaaggcatggtacccAGCAtccagttgtttttctttcaaggtGTGCCAGACCTCTCTTCCTTTCCATAGTTCTGACCAGAATCCAagaggttggcatgtccattcaagacAATGCCAAAGACGcctccataaccatctttggtttcATGAACacctagttcacagggccttgatgagtccattatattcaaggcctgcacagccttgactgccctcttgacagcagtaaaagcagctgcatatgtctcatcccagtcccacttgatgccctttcataccagctGGTTTAAAGActtcagaatttgtaccaagtgtgggataaacactctccagtagcccaaaacacccaaaaactcttgtaatacttccacagtggtaggggtggggaaagtctggaccttgtctatgactactTCAGGAACATCTTTAGTTTTACTCTACCAGAGAACCCCAAGAATTTTCCatacaaaccaggtccctgaaccttggtgctgttcacagcccatcctttttcctgtagatgttgcagcagtctaggaactgccccttctaaatctgcaagagaatcaggtgtgagcatatcatcaatgtagtgatacaactgcaccgtttgcagtttcttccacgTGGCCAAGTCTTGggttacaagtccatgacaaacggtggaactgtggaggtatccctgtggaaggacagtgaatgtccgctgctggccttcccacatgaaggcaaactgttcctggctttcttgTGCTAtgccaatagagaagaaagcattagcattAGACACCTTGTCTACTACTTGtttactacataatgatacgtttccagctcatggctgagggtgtccagaatgtctgctatagaggggacagcagtatGCAAAGAAGGTGTGACTTTATGCAATTcgctgtagtccacagtcatacaccaggagccatctggtttTCTcagtggccacactggggaaataaaaggactatgagtgggctttatgatgcctactttttccaactcctgtagagtttctccttttccttgtgCCCCCACAGGCAATTTaaactgcttagtatttgtcacccgctgaggtacaggcagagctacaggtgggtgcttattgtgtcctctcagaactgcctttactgcacgtgccctcagtctgaactcacctgcagtggtctgtaaccacaggccctgcaggatatctaccctcaaaatatattcagggatgggagaaatgtacatagtATACTCCTTTGTATACGCCCTAGCCCCAGTGAGATTTTGGCTTTCTCCATTCTAACTGTCTTATCCCcacagccatctatcacagcaggggtccctggaaaatgctcagggttgccatgaatcagagaacactcagctcctgtgtccaccagcaccaggacacattggacattcacaggggaccaatgaattactaattctacatgtggcctctggtcccaccatgtcccccaaggtggggactttgacccccCCTCAGTTGAACCACAATACCCAATCaccctcctgtgggggtgagggctcaggcaaatcctgagtactgtcacTCAtaaagttttgcagggacacaggctgggcatgaggccttgactctggtttctgtgtcccGGACCTCAGCGGCtgcaactgctgctctggcttaaattggtgccacagttctaacaatattctattgagctgcccatcgagtttttctttcactaaccCAGCCTTTAtgaaatcaacccacatctgggtccttgagaccatcacagggccttttgcacctttcctttcagttgtagcctgtactttCTTCTGCGTCCTTATTATTTCAacttcccccagatctgctaaagtatgagtagccccacttatgggttgccctaagtggggggcaagagtattcactaaggacccaaagagagatggggaagtTGTATGaggcaccagatttctcatttctacagtgaacacctcctcatcagggccctggaggtccatactatagatgatatttttcatacccaattcccacactacctgttggagctctgcatatgttttccaactgctggataaatatggtaaatcaccctgattaggccagacTACCCTGacggcagctgtcagccattccagggtctgattccctgaggcgtgATGGGCATTTTGCCACTGCTGCTGGAGTGAAGGGAGAGTCATCAAGGAAGCCATTCTACACATCTCAGtacccgacataacaatgttttccaccctcatatcccagagatgtaaaagccatataagcagagattccgatggcctctgcctatacctgATGCCCAtgcccaccagctcatcctgggtatacgGGCAGAGCATGgcgtgctccacaacctggggagggggtggctcctccccctggggagcccacagttgtttcatttttgttttcttaattacagctgggtaggcctttaaaacaggagaagatggtacctctgGCCATGTCCTGGGTAGCAGATCGGCCCATGGCCCCGCCTcctccccttctgcctcctgatCCTCCACCAATGGCTCCTCCATCATCCTGggactgaaggcaccactctttcctcctccGCCTCCACAGCCTCTGGCAATGTGGCTTTTCCTGCCGCCTCCCCAGTCGTGGCTGCTAAGGAATGGTCTAGGAgcatgacctgccttttcagtaactgtctctcttctttaacagcatcccataggttatcaccccgctcctccaagtgatgctcaAGGGTGTCTCTCTCCCGCCCAAGTCCCTAGAtaatcttctctttctcctgtttaacattttccactatctcaatgaaaagagaccctacaacgCCAGCCGCTACCcagccccctaaggtctccaagcagtcttccaactcacggagggctaattctgcagcttccagtgtttccacccttccccagtggggaaggccccacccctctaagaggtaTTTCACCCTAAACAAATTCCCCACTAGGtgctcccaaattggaagccccagagctggggggataataacaaCAGGTGAAGCTGCATCCcctgctgctgcatccactggggcctccccaccatccacagggggccTTTCGGcatctccccatcatttctaggggcagccatCCCAAAGGTTGCACCATTTATGACAAATTTCGagttcagaggaatcctgtcgACTACCGCCAGAtctaagtctggggagaggaaatcccagggcaaaatacccctaaaaccaaaatcatcaaagggaaaaataaagtttgatacccatttattgcttacaaactgcagtcctgagccatctctctctcctgctccagcaaaaagcaagcaagcaaggaccccccacccccacccctgccccaacctctcaggttcagataagccctctgttgcccaggtaattatccactgatatgaagatgaacttggctccacccctgaggatttgcaaatgcactaaagccaggagaaaCAGTctgaaaatattataattttacccacacattaGATCTCTGATTTGACAGGAGGAAGATGGTATAGACTCAGGGTAGCAATGAATCATactataaaaatcattttacctTCCTGGCAATAATCAATTGGCGCAAGTATGAGAATTTAAAGTTCAGCCTTTCCTGAAACTGATGCAACactcatggggaaaaaaaaacagtactaGATATCTGATTAATCACATGCTTGCACAATACAGAAGTGTGAGGGCAGAGGCTTTAGAGGCTTAAGTCCCAAATGACACTAAGTCTCTATTGTCAGCTACCAGAGGCAAGCACTTGCTCATCACAGGTAGGTTTCTGAGTCTCtaaatttaaagaatgaagaaaaaaaccttaTGTTTGGAAAAAGGAAGAATCGAATATTTAGAAAACTGTAAATGATCATATTTTCACTCATTTCCTTTGGTTAAGAGTCTGCGATTGAATGGCAGGTAAAGTGATATTTCTTATTAAAGCTGGGTGAGTCAGATTCACCTTGATTAGCTAATGAACAGTTTTATTTGCTTATATCTTAATCACAATTAAGAAaaacactgtttttttaaatcactgtgaaagggtatgtgcAAATTTAGgagtttttttccatttcatttaccagTAATTGAATTATCATAGTACACATAGTAGTCTGTGTAAATCAACCCCATATGAAGCACACACTGTATTTCCTCAAGCTTTTGAAAAAGCAGGCCAGCAATCATGTTCCAACTCTCATAATTAACAGAAAGATATAGGTGTATGCATAACCCACCAAGAAGCTTAcatatctaatatatatttattatcctTCCCATCTCTATTTTTAGTGAACAGGTCCGGTTTCAAATCCACCAAGATCAAAATGTATGtgttaaattctattttttcactgtttttagcattttattttgccGATAAAGAGACACACCCTTTGACACCAGACCACACGTTCATGTAAGTAATAATAATGTGGCAAAGCAGTAAAATGTttttacagaaaagtttattCAAATATGTCTAGTATctcaataaatactaaaaacaatAGAAACCAAGAACAGTAACATCatactgtttattattttaaaaatcagagataTATTCATTGTGTCTGAATTTAATGCACAGTCTTAAAAGAACCATGATTTTTTAACTCAGCAAATCTAATCAATTTAATGTTCAActggatatttatttttcaaacataatGCTGTATATTCCAGCTGCTCTTATTTACATGTTACTTTCATAGTATATTTGATATAATGAGATTTTGGTTTATGATTGATAGCTGAGATGAAGCAGTGAAGGTGCACACAGTCATATACGTGATAGGTGGTATctaaattgagaataaaactTTCTCTAAATCCTATCCCACACCCTTTAAATTTTATCAACAATGTAACAATAAAAGTTATCTGAGCTATTTACTGTGGATAAAGAATATAATGTACTGAAATAAATCCTTTCTGACATACAGATTGTATTTTTCTGAGTGTcatgaaaagttaaaattttggTCTACTGTTTCTTGATCATTTCTGCAgcattttagaagaataaaaaagaatggagggGGGAAATTGTTCCTCCTTGAATGAATTCCTTCTCTTGGGAATTAGCAATAACCCTGGAATCCAAGTGACCCTGTTTACCACGTTTCTAATTGTTTACCTCATTATCCTTGCGGCAAACCTTGGGATGATCATCTTAATTAGAATGGATTCCCAGCTGCACACGCCAATGTATTTTTTCCTGAGTCATCTTTCCTTCAGTGACCTCTGCTATTCTACTGCAGTTGGACCCAGGATGCTAGTAGGGTTCATTGTCAAGAACAAGTCAATTCCCTTCTATGGCTGTGCTCTGCAATTCTTAATTGTCTGTATGTTTGTGGACTGTGAGTATCTGCTGCTGGCGGTGATGGCCTTTGATCGGTACAAGGCCATTAGCAACCCCTTGCTCTATACAGTCAACATGTCCAGCACAGTGTGCTCCCTGCTCGTGGCTGGGGTTTACACGGTGGGGATGGCCGATGCTCTCATCCACATGACACTAACATTCCACTTATGTTTCTGTGGGTCAAATGAGATTAACCATTTCTTCTGCGATGCCCCACCTCTCTTATTGCTCTCTTGCTCAGATACAAAGGTTAATGAGCTACTGATATTCAtcatttttggtttcattgaacTGATTACTCTTTCTGAACTTTTTGTGTCTTATTGTTACATCATCCTAGCAGTGATAAAGATCCACTCTGCTGAGGGGAGGCTCAAAGCTTTCTCCACCTGCACCTCCCACTTAACTGCTGTCGCAATTTTCCAGGGAACCCTGCTCTTCATGTATTTCCGGCCGAGTTCTTCCTACTCCCTAGATCAAGACAAAATGATCTCATTGTTTTACACGCTTGTGATTCCCATGCTTAACCCGCTGATTTACAGCCTGCGGAACGAGGAtgtgaaagaagctctgaaaaaacttaaaaacaaaaagttggccgattgaaaaattatatgtaaatattttcttcctgatCTTACACTGGAATTCATGAGAATCAAAATTGTTTTGAGTGATGTGGTGTGATCCAGTAAGTATTCACACGATGTCCCAGCTATACCAAAATATGTCCTTCTCTGAATGCTCCGTGCTTCATTTATATCTTGAGTTACTGTTTGGTACTCCCTACTTGTggaaatttggggaagttttagaCTCTTAGTTTACCAAATTCATCTGAGTATTAATTTAGTTTCCTAAGCATTATTGATTGTTTTCTAACTACCTGGTTCATTTCAATGTGATTTTCATTTCATGGTAAATCCAGCAGTTTTTAATAGCAATGCGTCTTATCATTTAATGAAACCATTTTAATTCAATAATATCCAAACTATTTGTAATAAACTATGATATATTTAtacactttgctatttcattcagttttctagtctTCAGTGCAGGCCTTTTCCCTGTGCTGTTGTGTTTCAGACAGGTGAGGAAGTGGCTGCAGAAACCCTTGAGTAGGAGCAGCCAGCTTGCACATTCCCCTTGCCTGGGAGACCTGGAGGGGGCTGCGGCTGTATTATAACATCCTTGAGCAGCCTACCCCAATGTCACTGACTCCATCCGGTGCCCCTCAGCTCCCGcagtcctggggtggtagggacatTGTTCCCAAGATGTGCAGATCCAactggacactggatgccagggaACCCTAGCTTTGAAgatggcaagggatttgccctatgctgagcagtagttcaatgaacttcccttttctgcctctgttcttccttgctctccacCTGCATGGCTGCACAAACAAAAGAGCCGCTCTTCCTGGCACTATGCATTATGGACCCTCAGTATTACTTTCACTTTAATGAATTATTTTCGTGCCTGCACTTATTCGACCTGTTTGTAACAACAGGGAGGgggaatcctggggcaaaatacctttgaaacctcaatcatttaaaaggagaaataaagtttaaaacctgtgtattgcttacaagcagtcttcCAGTCTCTCACTcttcctgctgcagcagaagccAGCGAATCCTGCCCCcagcctctcaggtccagatgAGCTTTCACTAGCCCatgtaatcacccattgatatggagatggcctacttctctccaccccttggaaagacctgttgatatggagatgcgctAAAGCCagaagagagattctggaaatattgcaattttacccacactgctCCAGCATTCTTTCTCagtcagagtcaagagccctctctccccagtccaggttgaggtttcacttaGCGTGCAGGGAAGGACACCCCCTTACCAAACAGGACTGCACAAAAATGAAATTGTGTGTTAGAGTAAAACTGTTTTGATGTAAGAATGAAGGACCTTATGTTGGGGTGTCATCCTGTCATCTGTTCTTACTGAAAAGGGCTCAGTAGCTCAGCTTCTGAGGGACATCACTGGCGCCTTGTGGGTAacattacaatatttccagaatctctctcctggctttagtgcatctccacacagTGGATGTTTCCAGGGAGTGGAgggaagtagtccatctccatatcaataggtaattacaagggtgagcaagggcttatctggaccctAGAGGTTGAATGGGGGGCTCTTCTTCTACAGCCTGGTCACGAGAAAtatgggggagcagaagtgggtgactacttgtaagaaataaactttatttctccttttgactgattttggtttcaaaggtattttgctccagaattttcccctggagttacacaccTTATCAATAAAAACACAGGAATAAGCAACTATGCAAGGGACCTTTGATTATAAATACTGAGAATTTGAGATCTGGAATTGTTTGGTCTGGGCAAGAATACACTTTGCTGATCTGAACTAACTCTGCATGGTAAAAGTGATTCTCTTATTGGAGCAGCTGCAAAAGCCACACAAAGCCCACAAAGATCATTTTGTCTGTGAACACTGATGCCTAGCAAGGGGTTCTAGTAACAGGGGACTTTTTCTTTTGCTCTGACACCTAGGTTGGGTGAGTCATCTCTCCCAAGTGCCAACCCATACAAAAGTATACTTCAACTAAATGTGGATTTTATTCCTTGCCcagaaaaataatgtgattaaatCAGTCATAGATTGGGCTATGTTATTTCTTTATTGGTTAATAAGAGTCATTTTTCTGTAAGCTACTGGTTTGTGAAATTCCCACAGTGAACCTGTGTTAAATAAATAGCCAGCAAAAATAAACTCTTCCTCTGGGCATTAATTTGCctcccaaaagaaaacagaagttaaaaaGTGCTTCCTGAAGATGGAAACAATCTAGTATCACAAAATAGTTAAGAATTAACTTAGAGATGCAAGTGGGTAGAGAAAGCATTCTATGCAGATGAATCAGCAATCAGAGAGGCCCCCAGGTGGATAGGACCCTGCATTACCATCCAGTTTAAAGAAAACGAGTGTGGCTATGACACAGTGCCACAGTTCACACTGTCATTTCCTCCAGGGGCCTTTTCTCCCCTCGGGTGCTCTCTAAACCTGGTTCACACACGCCCAACCTCAGAACACTGCTGAATCTGTGATGGTATCCTAAATCATGACCTTCAATGTAGGGTAGCTAACTGCAATGAGCTTAAGGACTATGTAGTCGTACACTCTTTGCCCAAGTGCAGGATAGCATCTTGGTAAAGAAAGAAGGATATTCCcccaaaagtaatttttatttagtgtttattCATGGGAAACAACATATATAGGGGGTCTAGTATGTGCCTTAAATGTAGTTTTTGATATCTTCTGTAAGTATACATAAAGTGGCTATGGATGctaaagataatagaaacttaaagacatacaaataaattatttggaaaataatttaatcaaaGAGCTTTAATCTGGGTGTTTAGAAGATATTTAACATATTGGTTCTGCTCTAGTTTACCGATGATCAAATCAGTGAAGTGGCTTGTTTAGCAAATAGGTACAAGGACATGTATTTGAAGGACAACACAAAATTCAGTCCTTAAATGTTTGCTACAATAACACCAGCTAAAAGTCACTCAATATCTAAGGCTATCTAGGTGCCACTGTAAAATGCGTTTGAGTGAAAACATTTCAGATTGACAGCAGAGCCCAAGTAGGACAACAAGACTCCTCTGCTGTCAAGGGAGATATTCTCTGTGGAATTCTGAGAAGTGATGGGGGGAAGCGTAgaggtggggaaaaaaagcaacaggGGATGCTTCCTTTAGTCATAATATCTCCTCAATTAACCCATGCTTTTTTGGGAATTTTACAAATGAATTAGCCACTATCTTGAACACCAGTGTGGCAGGATTGGGACTGAATCAGACTAAAGTCCAAGCGAAATGAATGCCAGTCTCAGAGGTATAAAATATACCATGTAGCTGGCACATTGCTCTCTCATGAGACGACTGTAACGCATGGAAAATCACACTGATCTGCAGCCCAGCTGCGATGGCAAATCAAATTCTAAAGTGGGAGctaaagagaaggaaatgttaAGTCTATGAcatgaagtatttttaaactcAGTGAAAGGATGTCCGAAAAATGCAATCAACTGATTTATAAAATTTGTGAGATTCCATTGCCTAAATTTGTgaaaatgaaggaggaattaatGGGAACACTGGGGAATTTATGATCAGCTAGGGGCTTGGGCCAATGACATGCAAGGTATTACTGTCCATAGCAAGTCAGGGACAGCTAATATCAAAATATGTTACCCTTTGTAACTCAATCCTAATCAtttccttcactctttatatcCATGACTCACATGTGTCTCATCGTATACCCACCACCAATAGGTGGCAAACATTACTGCCCAAGTAAGAcattctcagtgtctgtgtgATGAGTCAATGTGATGGGTCAGCTCATTCATCTCAGTTCCTTATTTCTTCCCAGGCACTGGCATCCCGAAACATAAGTTAGCCAATGACACCATATGCATAATGACACAAGCAATTAACTCCAAACTGCTGGAACAAACAGTACTGATTTTCACTGCTTCCATGTGTGTGTGGCTCTTTCTTAAGGGGCAGCAAATTAAACCTAACTGGATAATCCTCTCTAGAAACGTGCCATGAATtggaaaagcaacaacaaaattgGGTCTGAATCTACTTCCAACTCACTGTAACTCTCACCTTCTATAAGTCACTTTTCCTCTTAGGGTCTATTTCCACTGTGTCAAAAGAGGGGTTTGA from the Manis javanica isolate MJ-LG chromosome 11, MJ_LKY, whole genome shotgun sequence genome contains:
- the LOC108385362 gene encoding olfactory receptor-like protein OLF2, yielding MEGGNCSSLNEFLLLGISNNPGIQVTLFTTFLIVYLIILAANLGMIILIRMDSQLHTPMYFFLSHLSFSDLCYSTAVGPRMLVGFIVKNKSIPFYGCALQFLIVCMFVDCEYLLLAVMAFDRYKAISNPLLYTVNMSSTVCSLLVAGVYTVGMADALIHMTLTFHLCFCGSNEINHFFCDAPPLLLLSCSDTKVNELLIFIIFGFIELITLSELFVSYCYIILAVIKIHSAEGRLKAFSTCTSHLTAVAIFQGTLLFMYFRPSSSYSLDQDKMISLFYTLVIPMLNPLIYSLRNEDVKEALKKLKNKKLAD